Part of the Candidatus Binatia bacterium genome is shown below.
ACGAACCGCACGGTGTCGCGGACGGGGCGGATGTGGCTCCCCGGCGCGTTGTAGAGGGTGGGGATCCCGACCGCGGCGATCCGGAACCCCGCGCGCGCGGCGGCAACCAGGAACTCCGACTCGTACTCGAAGCGGCGCGCCTCGGGACGCACCCGGCGCAGCACGGGAGCGCGGATCGCGCGGTAGCCCGACTGCGAGTCCTCGATCGGCGTGCGCGCGAGGCGCGACACCCACCAGCTCGTCACGTCGTTGGTCACGCGCCTTAGCCAGGGCATCCCCTCCCGGCTCTGGAGGCGGGAGCCGACGACCAGGTCGGCGCCCGCGAGCCCGGCCAGAAGCCGCGGCGCCCAGGCGGGATCGTGCTGCCCGTCGGCGTCCAGGGCGAGGACCGCGTCGGCCCCGCGACGGACCGCCTCGTCGAAGCCGGTCTGCAGCGCGGCCCCCTTCCCCTGGTTCAGCGTGTGCCGGATCACTTCGGCGCCCGCCTCCCTCGCGCGCGCTCCCGTCTCATCGCACGAGCCGTCGTCCACGACGAGGATGGTCGCTTCGGGAAGGGTCGTCTTGAGGCCTCGTACCACCGGGCCGACGGTGCCCGCCGCGTCGCGCGCGGGAATCACCGCGCAGACGCGCATCAGCGGACGCGGCTCCGCGCGAGGGAGCGTTCCCGCGCGGAGCGGCCGCGCGGCTCCTGGCGCGCGCTGCGGATGCTCCAGTCGAACCACTGCGTCGGATGGGCGCGGACGTGACCGTCGAAGAAGCGAGACAGCGAAGCGAGGGCCTCCTCCACGGAGAGGCCGCCCCGCTCCGGATCGAGGGTGAACGGCGCGTGGAAGCGGACCGCGATCTGCCCGTCGGCATCCCGCCACGCGGCTCCCGGGAGCACCTGGGCTCCCGCGCGCTGCGCCAGCCGGAGCGGGGCGGCATCCACGGCGACGAGCCGCTCGCCCAAGGGCGTCGTCTCCGGAGCGGCGGGCCGCCACGAGCGATCGGCGAGCGCCGCGATCCAACCCCCCGCGCGAAGCCGCCGGAGGGCCTCGACCGCGGGCCGCCCGCCCCCCAGCGTGCGCACGCCGAAGGCGGCGCGCCGCGAGCGGAAGAAGCGCTCCACCGCTTCCAGGCGGTGGGGCGCCGAGAGCGCCTCCATGGGGCCGACCTCGCGCGCCAGCCACCAAAGCGCCATTTCCCAGGGGCCGAAGTGTCCGCTCACGACGAGGGTCGGAGCCTGGGCCGCGCGCGCCGCGGCGAGATGGCGTGCGGCCTCGGCGTCCAGGCGGACGGCGGGGACGCGGGCGCCTCCCCCGCGCGCCGCGAGGAAGTCGCGGAGCGCCCAGGCGAAGGCGCGGAAGGTCTCGCGCGCGGGCGGAGGGGGTCCGCCGAGGCCGGCGGCGCGCCACGCGCGCCCGACGCGGTGCGACGCCTCGCGCGCGCGGGAGGGATGCGTGGAGACGTAGACGTCGGCAATCCACGCCGCCATCCGGTCGGTCATCCAGACCGGCAGGCGGCGCGCCGCGATCGAGGCGATGTGGTAGCCCAGATCCGTCATGCTCCCCCACGGAAACGGCGGGCCGGCGGCGCGCGGCGCCGGGCCCCGAAACACGGACGCCCCGGACGGTTCGCGCCGGGGCGAGGGACAGCGGGAATCAAAATGGTCGGGGCGACAGGATTTGAACCTGCGACCACCTCCACCCCAAGGAGGTGCGCTACCGGGCTGCGCTACGCCCCGACCCGAAGCCGGCGGCGACGATCGGCCTCAGGTCCATCCTACACGAGGGCGCCTCGCGGCGACAAGTCGCCCCCGGCCGGCGCCGCGCACCGTGCGGGCGCCTAGCGCCCGCGGGCGCGCTTCGTCATGTCCTGCTTCAGCATCTGGAGCAGCGACTCCATGTCCTTCTTGAGGGATCGGATCGTCTCCTCCTTGTCGAATTTGGTGAACGGGAGCTCGATCTGGTCCTTGCCGTCCTGCTTGTCGTCCAGGATCTTCCGCCGCGCGCCGGCGATCGTGAACCGCTGGTCGTAGAGGAGCTGCTTGATGTCGAACAGCACCTCGATGTCCCGCTTCCGGTACATGCGCGCGCCGCCGCGCCCCTTGCGCGGGTGGAGCATCTTGAACTGGGTCTCCCAGTAGCGCAGCACGTGGGGTTTGACGCCCACCAAGTCGCTCACTTCGCTGATCGAGTAGTAGAGTTTTCCGGTCGGAAGCGACTTCACGGGTTCACCTCCTCGAAACGGTTCGGGCCTCCGGTTTGAGATCGCGCGTCAAGAGCTCGCGCATGGCCGATCGGGCACTCTTTCCTTCGTACAGGATTGCGCGCACCTGCTCCGCGATCGGGAGCTCGATGCCGAGCCGCGCCGCGAGGTCCACCGCCGCCTGCGCGGTGCCGACCCCCTCGGCCACCATCGGCGACGCCGCCAGCGCCTCAGCGAGGGTGGCGCCGCGTCCGACCGCCTCGCCCAGGCGGCGGTTCCGGCTGTGTCGGCTGGTCGCCGTCGCGATCAGGTCCCCCATCCCGGCGAGACCCGAGAAGGTCTCCGGGCGCGCGCCCAGCGCCTCGCCGAGCCGCGCGATCTCGGCAAGGCCGCGGGTCAAGAGCGCTCCCTTGGTCGAATCGCCGAAGCCCAGCCCGTCGCTGATCCCCGCCGCGATCGCGACGACGTTCTTCAGGGCGACAGCGATCTCGACGCCCAGCACGTCGTCGTTGGTGTAGACGCGAAACGTCTCGCTGGAGAAGGCCTCCTGCACTGACGCGGCGCGCGCGTGATCCCGGCACGCGGCGACGACGGCGGTCGGAATGCCGCGCGCCACCTCCTCGGCGTGGCTCGGCCCCGCGAGCACGACCGGATCGCTGCCGAGCGGCGCCGGCAGCGTCTCCTGCGCGACCTCGCTCATCCGGCGGTGCGTGTCCTGCTCCAGCCCCTTCGTCGCGATCACGGCGAGCCGGGCCGCGGCGAGCGCCGTCTTCTCCGCGGCCAGGCGCGTCGCGGTCGCGCGGAGCGCGTGCGAGGGGGTGGCGAAGAGAACCGTGGCGCAGCCGGTGGCGGCCTCGGCGAGGTCGGAGGTGATCGCGACCGCTTCGGGGATCGCCACGCCGGGGAGAAACAGGTCGTTCCGCCGATCGCGCCGCATCCGCTCGGCGAGATCGGCCTCGTAGACCCAGAGGCGGACCGCGTGCCCGTTCTTCACGAGGAGGGCCGCCAGCGCCGTGCCCCAGCCTCCGCCTCCGATCACCGCGACGTTCACGGCTTCGCTCCCTTCCCCCCGAAGCTGGGCGCCTCGTTTCCCGCGGCGAGCCGGCGGATGTTCGGGATGTGCCGGATCACGACGAGAAGCGCCACCAGGATGCCGGCGACGACCCGGGCCAGGCGATACTCGTCGTGCGGAGCGAGCCACAGCACGAGGAGCGGATACGCGATCGCGGCGCCCAGGGAGCCCACCGACACGCGGCGCGACAGCGCGAAGAGAACGATCCAGATCGCGAGGGCGAGCAGGGCCGGGACCGGAAGGATCGCGAGGAAGACGCCGAGGCTGGTGGCCACGCCGCGCCCTCCCTTGAAACGGGCCCAGGGGGAGAAGACGTGGCCGAGGATGGCCGCCGCTCCGGCCGCGAGCGCGGTCGGGACGTGGCCCTGGCCCAGCAGCGCCGCCACCGCGCCCTTCGCGGTGTCGATCGCGAAGACGAGGCCGCCCCATCGCGGGCCCAGCCCGCGGATCGCGTTCGTCGCGCCGATGTTCCCGCTTCCGACCTTGCGAAGGTCGACGCCGCGGACGCGCGCGATCCAGAGGCCCGAAGGGATCGAGCCCAGAAGGAAGCCCAGGATGACGGGGATGGGATGGAACGGAATCGCGATTTCCCCCGAACCGGACCCGAGTTCGAACTATTCGCTTCGCTTCCACTCCAAGATGATCGGCGTCCCCTGGAAGCCGAAGCGGGTTCGCAAGCCGCTTTCCAGGTAACTTACATAATTCTTAGCTCGATATCGAGGATTGTTCACGAACAGCGCGAATGAAGGCGGGCGCGTGCCGATCTGGGCGGCGTAGTAGAACTTGAGGTGCCGGCCCTCGGCGGTGGCGGGCGGGCTGACCCGGTTCAGGATCGTCCCGATCGCCTCGTTCAGGGTCGAGGTGGGAATCGAGCGGGTGTACTCCTCGAACACCGTGACGGCGGTCGGCAGGATCTTGCCCACGCCGCGCCCCGAGAGGGCCGACACGTAGAGCCGCGGCACGTGCTCGAGGAAGGGATAGACCTTCGTGAACTCCTCCTCGATCTCGGCGCGCGCCGCGGCGGGCTCCTCGACCAGGTCCCACTTGTTGAAGACCACGACCAGGCCCTTCCGCTGCTCTTCGGCCAGCGCCGCCAGCCGCGCGTCCTGGCGCGCCGGCTCCCGGCCGACGTCGATCACGAGGAGCACGATGTCGGCCCGCGACACGGCGCGGAGCGCGCGCGTCACGCTGTAGAACTCGACCGGATCGTTCACCTTGGTCTCGCGGCGAAGCCCCGCCGTGTCCACCAGGCGGAAGGAACGGCCGTGCGCCTGCAGCGTGGTGTCCACCGCGTCCCGCGTCGTTCCAGCCACCGAATCCACGACCATCCGCTCCTGCCCCAGAAGGCGGTTCACCAGGGAGGACTTCCCCACGTTCGGCCGCCCGAGCACGGCGATCCGGATGGTGTCCGGTTCCTCGGGCTCGGCCTCGTGATCGGGAAGGAGGCGCACCACTTCGTCGAGGAGATCCCCGGAGCGGAGGCCGTGCAATGCCGACACCGGCATCGGCTCGCCCAGGCCCAGGGAGAAGAATTCCGCGACCACCTCCTCGCGCGAGGGCTGGTCGGCCTTGTTCACGACGAGGAGCGTCGGCCTTCCGCGCCGCCGCACGCGCTCGGCGACTTCGCGATCGAGCGGCGTCACGCCGGTCTGGGCGTCCGCGACGACCATCGCGACGTCGGCCTCGTCCAGGGCGACCTGCGTCTGCTGGAGGATCTGCTTCTGGATGGGATGGGCGCTCTGCGGATCGATCCCGCCGGTGTCCACGAGCAGGAACTTGTGCCCGCTCCACTCCCCTTCGGCGTAGTGGCGGTCGCGCGTGAGCCCCGAGAGCTCGTCCACGATGGCGCGGCGCTGGCCCAGGATGCGATTGAAGAGGGTGGACTTGCCGACGTTGGGGCGGCCGACGATCGCGACGATCGGGAGCAAGGAGGCTAGGCCGCCCGTTCCGACCGGGCGCTCTCATCGAAGCCGATCTGCACCGGCGCGCCGACCGCGCGCTCCAGGTCGGTGCGCGTGCGGTCGTCGAGAAAGATCTCGCGCTCCTTCAGGCAATTCGGCGGAAGGAGCACGCGATCCACCGGGCCGTGACGGAGCAGCGCCGCTTCGATGTCGGCGCCGACCAGGAGCCCGCTGACGGTCACGGTGTCGCCGAAGTACTCGTTCGTGACCACGCAGAGCGAGGCGTCCACGCCCTGAGGCGGGCGCTCGTCGAGGAGACGGCGAAGGGTCGGCGCGGCGCTCGTCCCGGTCACGACGGCGACGCGTTCGCGCGTCCCGTTCCGGGGCCGGATCGCCTCGGCTCCCTTCGACCAGGCGTCGATCGTCTGGCGCAGCATCCCGATCCCGTTCTCGAGCTGCGGGAAGCCCTCGTAGGCGCGCGCGGGCGGCACCGCCTGTTCCGCCAGCACGTACATCTCGTCGGCGGCGAAGACGATCCGCGTCTTGTGGCGCTTCTGGAGCGAGGCCTGGAAGGCGTGCACCACCTCCAGCGCGCCGATCGCGTCCTCGCGCGTGAAGGTGCGCAGGTCGGGCAGGCGGCCGCGGTGCTTCGTGAGGCCGACCGGCACGACCGCGATCGTCTTGACGCGGGGGTGGCGGGCCGACAGCTCCTCGATCGACTGCGTGAGCACGGCCCCGTCGTTCATCCCCGGCACCACGACGAGCTGCGTGTGGAGATCGATCCCGCCTGCGGCGAGCCGGTCGATGTCGGCGAGGATCTTCCCCGACTTGGGATTCTTCATCATGCGGACGCGCACGGCGGGATCGGTGGCGTGCACCGACACGTAGAGGGGCGACAGGCGCTCGTCCAGGATGCGCTGGAACTCCGCCTCGCCCAGGTTCGTCAGCGTGATGAAATTCCCGTGCACGAACGAGAAGACGTAGTCGTCGTCCTTGATCAACAGCTCGCGCCGGACCCCCTTGGGGTGCTGGTACACGAAGCAGAAGACGCAGTTGTTGTGGCAGCGCTTGGGCTGGCGGGCCTCGAACTCGACCCCGAAAGGCACGCCGTACTCGCGGAGACCCTCCACCTCGCGCTCCGTGCCGTCCTCGGAGCGGAGCCGCAGGCGCAGATGCTCCTCGGAGATCTGCGACCCGAAATCGATCTCGTCGTGGAGAAGAACCCCGTTGATCTCGAGGATCCGCTCGCGCGGGAGGAGGCCCAGTCGCTCGCCGAGGCTTCCCGGCTCGACCTTGGCAATGGTGAAGGGATCGCTCAGACCGATCATAGGCGTGACTTCGCGTTCGTACCCATCGACGGTTTCGTGAGGTGGACGCCGGGCGGGCGAAGGAAACTGGAGCGGGCAACGGGATTTGAACCCGCGACCTTCAGCTTGGGAAGCTGACACTCTACCACTGAGTTATGCCCGCTCCCACAACTGTGACGACCGAAGATTACGGGGTTTCCTCCCCGGGGTCAAGGAGCATCTCCCGGCGGATCTGGAGCGCCACCCCGGGGAATTCCTCGGGCGATTCCAGGTCGAACCAGCGCACGCCGGCGGTGCGTCGAAACCAGGTCTCCTGCCGCTTCGCGAGCTGCCGCGTCCGCAGGGCGATCGTCTGGATCGCCTCCTCCAGCGTGGCCTTCCCGCGCAGGTGCTGCAGCAGCTCCCGGTAGCCCAGGGTATGGAGGCCCGGAGCGTCCGGCGGGAGGCCCGCGCGCTCGAGGACCCGCGCCTCGTCCAGGAACCCGTCCCGGAGCTGCTGGAGGATGCGGTCCTCGATCCGGCGCGCGAGCGCGGGGCGCGCCCAGCGGATGCCGAAGCGCCGGGCCGCCGTCGGCTGGTTCCGGCGCTCCCGGCGCAGGACGCTGATCGGCGTCCCGGTCAGTCGGTAGACCTCGAGCGCGCGGATCACCCGCACCGAGTCCCCGGGAAAGATCTTCGCGTGCGCCGCGGGATCAACGCGCAGGAGCTCGGCGCGGAGCGCCTCCAGCCCCTCCGCTTCCAGGCGCGCGGAGAGCTCCGCCCGGATCGCGTCGTTCCGCTCGGGCCCGGCGAAAAGCCCTTCGAGCAGTGCGCGAAGGTAGAGGCCCGATCCCCCGACGACGACGGCGGTTGCGCCACGGCTCTCGACCCCGGCCAGGGCGGCGCGCGCCTCCCGGGCGTAGCGTCCCGCGCTGTAGGTCTCGGCCGGGGAGAGAAAGGACGCCATGTGGTGGGGCGCCCGCGCGCGGTCGGCGGCGCTGGGCGCCGCCGTGCCGACTTCGAGTCCGCGGTAGATCTGGCGGGAATCGGCTCCGACGATCTCGGCGCCGATCGCATCCGCGAGGTGGAGGGCGATCTCGCTCTTCCCCCCGGCGGTCGGACCGAGGAGGACGACAGGGACGGCGGGCACGTCAGCGGCGGCCGAAGCGGCGGTCCAGCTCCTCCATCGAAACGCGGACGTACGTCGCGCGCCCGTGCGGGTCGCCGTGCGGCAGGTCGGTGGCGAAGAGGCGGTCGATCAGCGCGCGCCGCTCCTCGGGGCGGAGCGGCTGTCCCGAGCGGACCGCGGCGTGGCAGGCGAACGATTTCGCGACGCGCTCCTCGGGGGGCTCGTCGCCCGCGCCGTGCGCCTCCTCCCCCACGAGGAGCGAGCGGAGCGCCTCCACGGCCGCCTCCTCGGGCACCGAGGCCGGGACCGCGCGGATCGCGATCTGCTTTTCGCCGAAGAGCGACACCTCGTAGCCGAGGCGCCGGATCTGCACCTCCAGCAGAAGCAGGTGGTCCAGCTCGTCGGGGGTCACGTCGAGCACGCGCGGAAAGAGGAGGTGCTGGCTGTCGGCCTCTTCCCCACACAGGCGGGCGCGCGCCTGCTCGTAGAGGATCCGCTCGTGGGCCGCGTGCTGGTCCACGACGACCAGTCCGCCGCGGATCGGCGCGAGCAGGTAGCGGTCGTGGAGCTGCCAGATCGGAATCTCGGTCTCGAGGAGGTTCTCGCGAACCGCGGCCTGCCCGCCCTCCTCCACGCGCTCGGGGGCGAGTCGCGGCGCCGCGGCGTATTCCTCGATCACGGTCTGCGTCGCCGCCGGCGCCGAGCCCAGCGCCGTCGCGGTCTCGGCGCCCCCGGGACGCGGAAGGAGCGCGCCCTGCGCGCCCCAGTAGGCGGCGCCCTCGCCGGCCAGGGCGTCCGGGCCCGCGGAGCCGGGAACGCCGGCCCCCTGAACCTGCGTCCCCGCCGGTGGAGAGGGCTGCGCGGCGGCGGGCCGCGGCGCGCGCACCTCCGGGATGTCCAGCGACACCGGAACGTGGCGGCGCATCGTCGCGTCCACGGCGCGCTTCACGGCCTGGAAGACGCGTCCCTCGTCGCGGAAGCGCACCTCGCGCTTCGTGGGATGGACGTTCACGTCCACCTGCGTGGGGTCGATCTCGATCATGAGGACGGCCATCGGGTGGCGGTCGCCGGGGACGAGGTTTCCGTATCCCTGGCGCAGCGCCGTGCCCAGCGCGGGCGAGACCACGAGGCGGCCGTTCACGGTGAGGACCTGCTGCTCCCGTCCCGCGCGCGCCTGCTCCGGCGCGCCCAGCACGCCGCGGACGACGATCTCACCCGACTCGTCGCTGAACGCCGAGGCTCCCTCGGAGGCTCCGCGTCCGTAGAGGACCTGCCAGCGTTCGAGGAGATCCTCGGCCGCGGGCAGGTCCACGTCCTCGCGGCCGGCCGAGGTGAAGCGCCAGTGGATCGCGGGATAGGTCAGGATGTAGCCCCACGCCGCGCGCGCGACGGCCCGGATCTCCGACTCCCTCGACTTCAGGAAGCGGAGCCGCGCGGGCGTGTTGAAGAAGAGATCTTCGACGGTGACGGTGGTGCCGACCGCGCGGCCGACCCCCGAGACGCCGATCACCGTGCCGCCGATCACCTCGACCTGGGTCCCGGTCAGCTCGCCGGCGGAGCGGGTCGAGAGGGAGACGCGCGCCACCTCGGAGATCGACGCCAGCGCCTCGCCGCGAAAGCCGAGCGTGCGGATCGCCTCGAGGTCCTCCTCGGAGGAGAGCTTGCTGGTGGCATGGCGGCGGACCGAGAGCAGCGCGTCCTCGCGCGACATGCCGGCGCCGTCGTCCTGGACGCGGATCAGCTTGTCGGGGCTCGCGGCGACCTGGACCGCGACGAGGCGGCTCCCCGCGTCGATCGCGTTCTCGATCAGCTCCTTCGCGACGGCGGCGGGACGGTCGACGACTTCCCCGGCGCGGATCTTGGACGCGACCTCCGGAGGGAGAACCCGGATGGAGGTCATCAGGCGCGGCGGAGGATGGGAAGCTCTCGGGGAAAGCGGGAGAGGAAGCGCGCGCCCTCTGGGCCCACGACCACGTCCTCCTCCAGCGAGACGAGGCCGTGCCCCTCCAGCCAGAGACTCGGCTCGAGGGTGTAGACGTTGCCGAGGCGCACCGGCTCGAACGGCTCGTTCCCGTAGCGCTCCCAGCGGGGTCCCAGCACGCCGCCCCCGTCGTGCACCGCGCGGCCCAGATGGTGGCCGAGCGCGTGCGCGTACTCCGGGTAGCCGCTGCCGGTCAGGTGTCCCCGCGCGACCTGGTCCACTTCCCATCCGGCCGCGCCGGGGCGAAGCGACCGGGCGGACCGCTCGATCGCCTCGACCACCGCGGCGTAGCCGCGGCGGACCTCGGCCGGAGCGTCGGCGCCCCCCGCGGCCGCGACGTACCAGAGCCGCTGGAGGTCGGAGCAGTAGCCATCGAGCACGATTCCGAAGTCCATGTGGACGAGGCAGCCGGGGGTCACCTTCTCCTCGCCCGGGGCGACGTGCCCGACGGCCGCGTGCGGCCCCACCGTCACGGTCGGGCAGTGGCGGCGCGGCCACGCCGTGGGCGCTCCCAGCCGGTCGGCCTCGGCGTGCGCCAGGGCCGCGATCTCCCGCGCCGTCATCCCGATCGCGAGGGCATCCCGGACGCGGTCGAAGATCCCCTCGGTCTGCTGGATGGCGCGCTCGATCCGCTGCCGCTCCTCGTCCAGCTTCACCGAGCGGAGATGCGCGAGGAACTTCCCCGCCGGGGTGAGGCGCGCCGCGTGCGGCGTCGCCGAGAGGACGTTCCCGAGATAGTCGCGGAGGCCGGCGGTGAGCCCGTCGGCCAGCGCGTCGTCCTCGGAGACGTTGATCCCGATGCTCCGCGGCTTCGCGCCGTCCAGGATCTCGAGGAGCGCCGCCTTGGGCCCTTCCTTGTACGTCCGGACCTCGTCGAAGATGGCCGCCTTCTGCACGTCGGGCGCGTCGAACGTGGCGACGAGCGCCGTGGAGGTGCGCTCGGTCACCAGGAAGAAGGTCGTCCACGTGAACTCGACGTCGAGGAAGTAGCGGAGCATCGGATCGGGGCGCTCCTTCGACTCCCGCACGACGGTGAGCCAGGCGTCCAGGTCGTGCTCGGCGAGGAGCGACTGGGCCTGGGCGAGCTTCTGCGCGCCCAGCGAGGGGGCGCGCGTCGCGACGGTCGGTGGCATGCAGGGACAATAAGGTCTGCGGCGAGGAGCGGCAAGCGGGAGTGTTGCGGCTATTCGCCGCGGATCAGCGCGATCAACTCTCCGCCGGTGGCGATCTCGTCGGGGTAGGCGTACTGCCGCCCGAGGAGGCGGATCTCGCTCGGGGTCTCCATCTCGCGCACGCAATCGAGACGCGGGAGGAGGAGGTCCAGCCGCTTCAGGAGCGCGCCGGAATCCTTGTCGGTCTCGGGCGAGAGCACCGCGAAGCGCCCCTCGCCGACGCGGGCCACCGTGTCCACCTCGCGCACGTTCCGTCCCAGCGAGGCGCCGAATTCCCTGAGCAGCCGCTCCGCGAACGCAGGACCGTGCCGCTCGGCGATGAGCGGGAACTCGGCGATCGCGCAGAGCGTGAGCAGGAACCCCTCGTGGTAGCGCTCGGCGCGCTTCACCTCGTCCTGAATGCGCGCCTCCAGCCCCGATCCGGTGAGAAGGCCGGTCACGCGGTCCAGCGACTCGGGCTCCTGGCCGCCCAGTCCGCGCACGTGGTCCCACGCGATCGAGACGTAGAGCGCGAGCTTCCGGAGCGCGTCCATCTCGGGCTCGCCCAGGCCGCCGCCCCGGCCCGCGTGCGGAGGAAGCACGATCCCGAGCGAGCCCGCGATGAGGTCGGAGGTGCGCACGGGGACCGTCGCCGCGTCCCCCTGGTCGGCGTCGCCCATCGCGCCCATCCCGCCCAGGGAGTCGAGGTCGACGGGTGATGCCGGCGAAAGCTCCACCCCATCGGCCATCGACCTGGCGGCCAGCGCGGCTTCGCGCTCGCGCGCCGGCTCGCGCCCTTCCTCGGCGCCCTCGTAGGCGGTGCGCAGGACGACGTCGCCATTCCTGTCCAGAAGCCGCGCGACGGCGAGCCCGCTGGGGAACAGCGCGCGCAGCGCCGCGATCGTCTCCAGCGCCAGCCCCTCCATCTCGCGCGTGACCATGAGACGCGGCGCGATGTCGGCGAGCTGCGAGACCATCGTCCCGCGCCGGTCCGCGCCCGCGTCGGGCTTCCGATGCTCGAGGAGCGAGACGAGATAGGCGGCGACGCGGTCGAGCACGTGCGCGAGCGCCTCCGGGTCGTAATCCCCGGCGCCCGCGAACTCGGCCGCGAGCACGCCGTGCACGTCCCGGCCCCGGAGCGGCGTGACCAGGAGCACGGCGGGGCGCGTCATCCCCTCTTCGCCCGGGCGGACGATCTCACCCGTGAGGCAGGCGCTCTCGCCTTCGCGGTGGGCGCGTCCGACGAGACCGGCCGCGTGGACCGGCAGCATGCCCGTCTCCCCCGCGCCCGA
Proteins encoded:
- a CDS encoding Xaa-Pro peptidase family protein is translated as MPPTVATRAPSLGAQKLAQAQSLLAEHDLDAWLTVVRESKERPDPMLRYFLDVEFTWTTFFLVTERTSTALVATFDAPDVQKAAIFDEVRTYKEGPKAALLEILDGAKPRSIGINVSEDDALADGLTAGLRDYLGNVLSATPHAARLTPAGKFLAHLRSVKLDEERQRIERAIQQTEGIFDRVRDALAIGMTAREIAALAHAEADRLGAPTAWPRRHCPTVTVGPHAAVGHVAPGEEKVTPGCLVHMDFGIVLDGYCSDLQRLWYVAAAGGADAPAEVRRGYAAVVEAIERSARSLRPGAAGWEVDQVARGHLTGSGYPEYAHALGHHLGRAVHDGGGVLGPRWERYGNEPFEPVRLGNVYTLEPSLWLEGHGLVSLEEDVVVGPEGARFLSRFPRELPILRRA
- a CDS encoding GAF domain-containing protein, translated to MRLAFLDLPDDRVDLISTARGADGVELVLVASADPEALSLRIAEVLQIPRSTEPLDLLALKPDRVALPSLESPGASALLRAGISPNIFLPLPDLLAILNDGPAERPADPQPAPIDEWEREFEVAAGAGNRLTEIRDALALSDDRQRLFREVLALSIAETGADAGSLMLVDEDEGELRIAFADGLSHDTVRTVRQKIGEGIAGTVAQSGKPLIVNERVLDPRYKDRERPRIASAMSAPIQLDDRVIGVLNVSSNRQGKRFKDEDLDRLVEIGAQISAILDRVVRRSRSDLEALEFRARQGLDRVFKAENGPRAERLRAAATRLAMRLGAQSVTVYAAEAGAREFAVLASGSGAGETGMLPVHAAGLVGRAHREGESACLTGEIVRPGEEGMTRPAVLLVTPLRGRDVHGVLAAEFAGAGDYDPEALAHVLDRVAAYLVSLLEHRKPDAGADRRGTMVSQLADIAPRLMVTREMEGLALETIAALRALFPSGLAVARLLDRNGDVVLRTAYEGAEEGREPAREREAALAARSMADGVELSPASPVDLDSLGGMGAMGDADQGDAATVPVRTSDLIAGSLGIVLPPHAGRGGGLGEPEMDALRKLALYVSIAWDHVRGLGGQEPESLDRVTGLLTGSGLEARIQDEVKRAERYHEGFLLTLCAIAEFPLIAERHGPAFAERLLREFGASLGRNVREVDTVARVGEGRFAVLSPETDKDSGALLKRLDLLLPRLDCVREMETPSEIRLLGRQYAYPDEIATGGELIALIRGE